A part of Muntiacus reevesi chromosome 12, mMunRee1.1, whole genome shotgun sequence genomic DNA contains:
- the RNF139 gene encoding E3 ubiquitin-protein ligase RNF139, protein MAAVGPPQQQVRMAHQQVWAALEVALRVPCLYIIDAIFNNYYDSSQSRFCIGLQIFLRLLGIFVSSIVLILSQRSLFKFYMYSSAFLLAATSVLVNYYAALHIDFYGAYNTSAFGIELLPRKGPSLWMALIVLQLTFGIGYITLLQIRSIYSQLIILDLLVPVIGLITELPLHIRETLVFTSSLILTLNTVLVLAVKLKWFYYSTRYVYLLVRHMYRIYGLQLLMEDTWKRIRFPDVLRVFWLTRVTAQATVLVYILRMASETDSFFLSWDDFWDLICNLIISGCDSTLTVLGMSAVISSVAHYLGLGILAFIGSTEEDDRRLGFVAPVLFFILALQTGLSGLRPEERLIRLSRNMCLLLTAVLHFIHGMTDPVLMSLSASHVSSFRRHFPVLFVSACLFILPVILSYVLWHHYALNTWLFAVTAFCVELCLKVIVSLTVYTLFMIDGYYNVLWEKLDDYVYYVRSTGNIIEFIFGVVMFGNGAYTMMFESGSKIRACMMCLHAYFNIYLQAKNGWKTFMNRRTAVKKINSLPEIKGSRLQEIDDVCAICYHEFTTSARITPCNHYFHALCLRKWLYIQDTCPMCHQKVYIEDDIKDNTNTSNNNGFIAPNENPEEAIQEAAAESDRELNEDDSTDCDDDAQRERNGVIQHTGTAAEELIDDDTD, encoded by the coding sequence gtATATTTGTATCCAGTATTGTCCTGATCTTGTCACAGCGATCACTTTTCAAGTTTTACATGTACAGCTCAGCCTTTCTATTAGCTGCGACTTCAGTGTTGGTAAATTATTATGCTGCTTTGCACATTGACTTCTATGGTGCCTACAACACATCAGcttttggaattgagctgcttCCTCGAAAAGGGCCCTCGCTGTGGATGGCACTCATTGTTCTACAGCTAACATTTGGAATTGGATACATCACACTACTCCAGATTCGTTCCATCTATTCACAGTTAATTATTTTGGATCTCTTGGTTCCTGTAATAGGCTTAATCACAGAACTACCGTTACACATCCGAGAGACTTtagtttttacttcttccttGATTCTCACATTAAATACAGTGCTTGTCTTGGCAGTgaaacttaagtggttttattatTCCACAAGATACGTTTACCTTTTAGTGAGGCACATGTATCGAATTTATGGGTTACAGTTATTAATGGAGGACACGTGGAAGAGGATTCGCTTCCCAGATGTCCTGCGAGTCTTCTGGCTGACGAGAGTTACAGCTCAGGCTACAGTGTTAGTGTACATTTTAAGAATGGCCAGTGAAACggattccttctttctctcttgggACGATTTCTGGGACCTCATTTGCAACCTTATCATTAGTGGATGTGACTCCACACTCACTGTCCTGGGCATGAGTGCTGTCATCTCCTCAGTAGCCCACTACTTGGGTCTTGGAATATTGGCCTTCATTGGATCGACTGAAGAAGACGACAGGCGACTTGGCTTTGTAgcacctgttttatttttcattttggctcTTCAGACTGGTTTAAGTGGGCTAAGACCAGAAGAGAGACTTATTCGCTTAAGCAGAAACATGTGCCTTTTATTAACAGCAGTCCTGCATTTCATCCATGGAATGACAGACCCCGTATTAATGTCGCTCAGTGCCTCTCATGTGTCATCTTTTCGTAGACATTTTCCTGTGCTCTTTGTTTCTGCTTGCCTGTTTATTCTTCCTGTTATACTCAGTTATGTTCTTTGGCATCACTATGCACTAAATACATGGTTATTTGCAGTTACAGCCTTTTGTGTGGAGCTCTGCTTAAAAGTAATAGTTTCTCTCACTGTTTATACGTTATTCATGATTGATGGCTACTATAATGTCCTCTGGGAAAAGCTTGATGATTATGTCTACTATGTTCGTTCAACAGGCAATATTATTGAATTTATATTTGGAGTAGTAATGTTTGGAAATGGGGCTTATACTATGATGTTTGAGTCAGGAAGTAAAATCCGGGCTTGTATGATGTGCTTACATGCCTATTTTAACATCTACTTACAAGCGAAAAATGGCTGGAAGACATTCATGAATCGTAGAACTgctgtaaaaaaaattaattcacttCCTGAAATAAAGGGGAGCCGCCTACAAGAGATAGATGACGTATGTGCAATCTGCTACCATGAGTTTACAACATCTGCTCGGATCACACCGTGTAATCACTATTTCCACGCACTTTGCCTTCGGAAATGGCTGTACATTCAAGATACTTGTCCAATGTGCCATCAAAAAGTGTACATTGAAGATGATATCAAGGATAACACAAATACATCTAACAACAATGGATTTATTGCACCCAATGAAAATCCAGAGGAAGCTATACAAGAAGCTGCTGCCGAATCTGACAGGGAATTGAATGAAGATGACAGTACAGATTGTGATGATGAtgctcagagagaaagaaacgGAGTGATTCAGCACACAGGCACAGCAGCTGAAGAACTGATCGATGACGATACTGATTAA